Proteins from one Burkholderia sp. genomic window:
- a CDS encoding accessory factor UbiK family protein — protein sequence MKQPSNVFNDLQSRVSDLLKHSPAKDVERNVKAMLTHGFSKLDLVTREEFDTQTQVLARTRARLEELERRVGDLERKLNEHSSWL from the coding sequence ATGAAACAACCCAGCAACGTTTTCAACGATCTGCAGTCACGCGTCAGCGATCTACTAAAGCACTCTCCGGCCAAGGATGTCGAACGCAACGTCAAGGCTATGCTCACACATGGCTTCTCGAAGCTCGATCTGGTAACACGCGAGGAATTCGACACCCAAACTCAGGTGCTGGCCCGCACCCGCGCCCGCCTTGAGGAACTCGAGCGCCGCGTCGGCGATCTTGAACGCAAGCTCAACGAGCACTCCTCGTGGCTTTGA
- a CDS encoding penicillin-binding protein 2 has protein sequence MMQKNHSKHADPYLAVARSPMLGLSLPIWRSKFVVILIFLAFAALIARAFWVQVANQNFYLGQGEKRYQSTIELDAMRGQIVDRNGAMLAVSLNTYEIWANPRQVESAAYGPLAKLLDMPATEVKRHLSVDKQFVLLKRQIDPETVARLDKLDLAGIIQIADSKRFYPEAESAAHVVGFTNIEDRGQEGVELAANGLLSGIAGQREVIRDRLGRIISNTPRLQVPARHGATVELTIDRRVQQLANAQLKATVLAQHAQAGSVVVLDARSGEILALANYPTFDPNDRRRLTGAQLRNRAVIDTFEPGSTVKPLVVALSIDEGKVLPQSLVNTSPGTWKIGPAVIHDTSNHGVLTVAQALQKSSNVALAKLSLNLSAQTIWDKYQEYGIGHAPDLTFPGVASGRLHPYQRWCPIEQATMAYGYGLSMSLLQIAQMYTAYAGDGTLHPVRLLRDDQTPALQGHRVTRPETAAAIRSMLEMAVGEGGTGRAARVDGYRVGGKTGTARKQVGTSYAQGKYRALFAGMAPMSDPRVIVAVMIDEPSGKGYYGGTVAGPVFSSVMGGTLQLLGVPPDARVKPDVVKRCASR, from the coding sequence ATGATGCAGAAAAACCACTCAAAGCACGCTGATCCCTATCTCGCCGTCGCGCGCAGCCCAATGCTCGGGTTAAGCTTGCCGATCTGGCGCTCAAAATTCGTCGTAATCTTGATATTTCTCGCATTCGCAGCGCTGATCGCGCGGGCTTTCTGGGTGCAAGTAGCGAACCAGAATTTCTATCTTGGACAGGGCGAAAAGCGCTACCAGAGCACCATCGAGCTCGATGCGATGCGCGGTCAGATCGTCGACCGCAACGGCGCAATGCTAGCCGTCAGCCTCAATACTTATGAAATCTGGGCTAATCCAAGACAGGTTGAATCAGCTGCCTACGGCCCGCTCGCCAAGCTACTTGATATGCCCGCGACCGAGGTGAAGCGGCACCTTTCGGTGGACAAGCAGTTTGTGCTGCTCAAGCGACAAATCGATCCCGAGACGGTCGCACGCCTTGACAAGCTCGACCTCGCCGGCATTATCCAGATCGCTGATTCCAAGCGATTTTACCCAGAGGCAGAATCGGCCGCGCACGTGGTGGGCTTCACGAATATTGAGGATCGCGGCCAAGAAGGCGTGGAGCTGGCCGCTAACGGCCTATTGTCGGGCATTGCCGGCCAGCGCGAGGTGATCCGCGACCGGCTCGGCAGAATCATCTCCAACACGCCCCGCCTGCAGGTGCCGGCGAGGCACGGTGCCACTGTCGAGCTGACGATCGACCGCCGTGTGCAGCAACTTGCCAATGCTCAGCTGAAGGCGACCGTGCTCGCCCAGCACGCGCAGGCCGGCAGCGTTGTGGTGCTCGACGCGCGCTCGGGTGAAATCCTCGCGCTTGCCAACTATCCCACCTTCGATCCCAACGACCGCCGTCGTCTGACCGGCGCACAGCTGCGCAACCGCGCCGTGATCGATACCTTCGAGCCGGGTTCGACGGTCAAGCCGTTAGTAGTGGCGCTATCGATCGACGAAGGTAAGGTTCTCCCACAAAGCCTCGTTAATACATCACCCGGCACCTGGAAGATTGGCCCAGCCGTGATCCATGACACCTCAAACCACGGCGTGCTGACGGTCGCGCAAGCACTACAGAAATCGAGCAATGTCGCGCTCGCCAAGCTGTCACTGAACCTGTCCGCGCAGACTATCTGGGACAAGTACCAGGAATATGGCATCGGCCACGCGCCCGACCTAACCTTCCCAGGCGTCGCATCTGGACGGCTACACCCCTACCAGCGCTGGTGCCCGATCGAGCAGGCCACCATGGCCTATGGCTACGGGCTGTCGATGTCGCTGCTGCAGATCGCGCAGATGTACACGGCCTATGCCGGAGACGGTACCCTCCACCCGGTGCGCCTGCTACGCGACGACCAGACCCCTGCCCTGCAAGGCCATCGCGTGACGCGCCCCGAGACGGCTGCCGCGATCCGCTCGATGCTAGAGATGGCGGTGGGTGAAGGCGGCACCGGGCGCGCGGCACGCGTTGACGGTTATCGGGTCGGCGGAAAGACCGGCACCGCGCGCAAGCAAGTTGGCACCTCCTATGCACAGGGCAAGTACCGTGCGCTGTTCGCCGGTATGGCACCGATGAGCGATCCGCGCGTGATCGTCGCCGTCATGATCGACGAGCCCAGTGGCAAGGGATATTACGGCGGTACTGTGGCCGGTCCAGTGTTCTCTTCCGTGATGGGCGGCACGCTGCAGTTGCTCGGAGTGCCGCCGGATGCGCGAGTCAAGCCGGACGTGGTGAAGCGGTGCGCGTCCAGGTAG
- the gatB gene encoding Asp-tRNA(Asn)/Glu-tRNA(Gln) amidotransferase subunit GatB — MAQQWEVVIGLETHAQLSTTSKIFSGASTQFGAEPNTQACAVDLALPGVLPVLNRGAVERAIRLGLALGSTVAPRSIFARKHYFYPDLPKGYQISQYKVPVVQGGQLRIQVPANEKAGKEAYSKTINLTRAHLEEDAGKSLHEDFAGMTGIDLNRAGTPLLEIVTEPEIRSATEAVAYVKALHALVVWLGICDGNMQEGSFRSDANVSVRPLGQEKFGTRAEIKNLNSFRFLEDAINYEVRRQIELLKDGCTVVQETRLYDPDKRETRSMRSKEGAQDYRYFPDPDLMPVVIDPQWVERVRGEMPELPATMQQRFIEQYSVTPYDAVVLTSSKAMATYFEAVVSKAGTANAKVAANWLMGDVSSMLNREDIEIDASPVSAAQLALVLQRIADGTTSNKIAKEIFQTLWDEKATDEAAADRIIEAKGLKQISDSVSLEAIIDKVLSANARSVEEFCSGKKKAFNALVGQAMKATKGKANPAQINDLLKKKLG, encoded by the coding sequence ATGGCTCAGCAATGGGAAGTCGTTATCGGTCTGGAGACGCACGCACAATTGTCGACGACGTCGAAAATTTTTTCGGGTGCCTCGACGCAGTTCGGTGCAGAACCTAACACCCAAGCCTGTGCAGTTGATCTCGCCCTGCCCGGTGTGCTGCCGGTACTCAACCGCGGCGCGGTGGAGCGGGCAATCCGGCTGGGCCTCGCGCTGGGCTCGACGGTGGCACCGCGCAGCATCTTCGCGCGCAAGCATTACTTCTACCCAGACCTGCCCAAGGGCTATCAGATTAGCCAATACAAAGTCCCGGTAGTGCAGGGCGGCCAGCTTAGGATCCAGGTGCCGGCTAACGAGAAGGCGGGCAAGGAAGCTTACTCAAAGACCATCAACCTGACGCGTGCCCACTTGGAGGAAGATGCCGGCAAGTCGCTGCACGAGGACTTCGCGGGTATGACGGGCATTGACCTGAACCGCGCAGGCACGCCGCTGCTCGAGATCGTCACCGAGCCCGAGATACGAAGCGCCACCGAGGCCGTGGCCTATGTCAAGGCGCTGCACGCCCTGGTGGTGTGGCTCGGCATCTGCGACGGCAACATGCAGGAAGGTTCTTTTCGCTCCGACGCTAACGTATCGGTACGCCCGCTAGGGCAGGAAAAGTTCGGCACCCGCGCCGAGATCAAGAACCTGAACTCATTCCGCTTTCTGGAAGACGCCATTAACTACGAGGTGCGCCGTCAAATCGAGCTGCTCAAGGACGGCTGCACGGTGGTGCAGGAAACCCGCCTTTACGATCCGGATAAGCGCGAGACGCGCTCGATGCGTAGCAAGGAAGGCGCGCAGGATTATCGCTACTTCCCGGATCCTGATCTGATGCCGGTGGTGATCGATCCACAGTGGGTTGAGCGCGTGCGGGGCGAAATGCCAGAGCTGCCGGCCACGATGCAGCAGCGGTTCATCGAGCAATATAGCGTGACGCCTTATGACGCGGTGGTGCTGACCTCAAGCAAGGCAATGGCGACCTATTTCGAGGCGGTGGTGAGCAAGGCCGGCACGGCCAATGCCAAGGTGGCCGCGAACTGGCTGATGGGCGACGTATCTTCGATGCTGAACCGCGAGGACATTGAGATCGACGCGAGCCCAGTGTCAGCAGCCCAGCTCGCACTGGTGTTGCAGCGCATCGCCGACGGCACTACCTCGAACAAGATTGCCAAGGAAATCTTCCAAACGCTCTGGGACGAGAAGGCTACTGACGAAGCCGCCGCCGACCGCATCATTGAAGCTAAGGGGCTCAAGCAGATCTCCGACAGTGTTTCGTTGGAGGCGATCATCGACAAAGTGCTATCTGCCAACGCCAGGTCGGTCGAGGAGTTCTGTTCCGGAAAAAAGAAGGCCTTCAACGCGCTGGTCGGCCAGGCGATGAAGGCGACCAAGGGCAAGGCGAACCCGGCCCAGATCAACGACCTGCTGAAGAAGAAGCTGGGCTGA
- the gatA gene encoding Asp-tRNA(Asn)/Glu-tRNA(Gln) amidotransferase subunit GatA, translated as MYANSLTELRAALDAGQTSAVELAQLYLQRIDAARELNAFLHIDPDLTLAQARAADATRATGTAVGPLAGLPIAHKDVFVTRGWRSTAGSKMLAHYTSPFDASVVERLAAAGMVTLGKTNMDEFAMGSSNENSAFGAVKNLWDTRAVPGGSSGGSAVAVAARLVPAATGTDTGGSIRQPASFTGVTGIKPTYGRVSRYGIIAFASSLDQGGPIAQSAADCALLLDAMAGFDERDSTSLERDDEQFGRYLGQAWTPEVPTGQPLKGLRIGLPDEYFGEGLEADVRAAIKTALKQYEALGTTMVPVSLPKTELAIPVYYVIAPAEASSNLSRFDGVRYGHRALQYGDLLDMYKKSRAEGFGPEVKRRILVGTSVLSHGYYDAYYLQAQKIRRIIAQDFQNAFEQCDMIMGPTSPSVAWDLGTKGDDPVQMYLADIYTLSVSLAGLPGMSVPCGFGTGSNARRPVGLQIIGNYFNEARMLQVADAFQRVTDWHKQVPAEV; from the coding sequence ATGTATGCAAACAGCCTGACTGAGCTGCGCGCCGCACTCGACGCCGGCCAAACTTCCGCCGTCGAGCTCGCGCAGCTTTACCTACAGCGTATCGATGCGGCACGCGAGCTCAACGCGTTCCTTCACATCGACCCTGATCTCACTTTAGCCCAGGCGCGTGCCGCCGACGCCACGCGTGCGACCGGTACCGCCGTCGGCCCGCTGGCCGGCCTGCCAATCGCTCACAAGGACGTGTTCGTCACGCGCGGCTGGCGCTCAACGGCCGGCTCGAAGATGCTAGCACACTACACCAGCCCGTTCGATGCCAGCGTGGTCGAGCGGCTTGCTGCAGCCGGTATGGTGACGCTTGGCAAAACCAACATGGATGAGTTCGCGATGGGCTCATCCAACGAAAACTCGGCATTCGGTGCCGTTAAGAACCTCTGGGACACCCGGGCCGTGCCGGGCGGCAGCTCGGGTGGTAGCGCCGTGGCAGTGGCTGCGCGCCTGGTGCCGGCCGCCACCGGGACTGACACCGGCGGCTCGATCCGCCAGCCAGCTTCGTTCACCGGCGTTACCGGCATCAAGCCGACCTACGGGCGCGTGTCGCGCTACGGTATAATCGCTTTCGCCTCCTCGCTCGACCAAGGCGGCCCGATAGCGCAGAGCGCGGCCGACTGCGCGCTGTTGCTCGACGCAATGGCTGGTTTCGATGAGCGAGACTCCACCAGCTTGGAGCGCGACGACGAGCAGTTCGGTCGCTATCTTGGCCAAGCCTGGACACCCGAAGTGCCGACCGGACAGCCGCTCAAGGGCCTGCGTATTGGCCTGCCAGACGAGTATTTCGGAGAGGGCCTGGAGGCCGACGTACGCGCGGCGATCAAGACAGCTCTCAAGCAGTACGAGGCGCTCGGCACCACCATGGTGCCGGTCTCACTCCCAAAAACGGAACTCGCAATCCCGGTTTATTACGTGATTGCACCGGCCGAAGCCTCCTCGAACCTGTCGCGCTTCGACGGTGTGCGCTATGGCCATCGCGCCCTCCAGTACGGCGACCTGCTCGATATGTACAAAAAGTCACGTGCCGAGGGCTTTGGGCCCGAGGTCAAGCGCCGCATCCTGGTGGGCACCTCCGTGCTCTCGCACGGCTATTACGACGCCTACTACCTGCAGGCGCAGAAGATCCGCCGCATCATCGCGCAGGATTTCCAGAACGCCTTCGAGCAGTGCGACATGATCATGGGCCCGACCTCGCCGAGCGTAGCCTGGGATCTCGGCACTAAGGGTGACGATCCGGTCCAGATGTACCTGGCCGATATCTATACGCTCTCGGTCAGCCTGGCCGGCCTGCCCGGTATGAGCGTGCCCTGCGGTTTTGGCACCGGCTCCAATGCGCGCCGTCCCGTCGGCCTGCAGATTATCGGAAATTATTTCAATGAAGCCCGGATGCTGCAGGTCGCCGACGCGTTTCAGCGCGTGACCGACTGGCACAAACAAGTTCCAGCGGAGGTGTAA
- a CDS encoding Wzy polymerase domain-containing protein, producing the protein MLSSVLRSLSLIALAVALILPYAVTNHTYPIPTFYSEFTAFGLYALLSVIVTLMLRGERAVRSFSAPRAWSAPLAFGVVLIAQTVLLPLSQPSMNWLALGYLLASLSSMQSGYLLGRIHSVETVTRVMAGALIVGGVFAVGCQVAQLLHLEHTFSPFVVSYSVRVNRRPYGNLAQANHLASYIAFALASTLYLAQSRRLLAWGWLLRSIVLSAGLAFTVSRGPWLQVAVMVVAGLWAALSPAQRGQEGLGKTWLYPLALAAVFVIVNIVVRWANVHYHLGLAESASERMRDAGQIAPRLALWKYGLTMFREHPWLGVGWGEFPLYQLKLVCTLGGVEIANNSHDIFIDLLVKSGVLGLGMLLVPLLLWLARALRVPTTVERIYGFGLIGVLLIHALVEYPQQYTFFTLPAMFVIGLLEIQPLRMLPGHIAHGVFAIVSVVALLALYPVLRDYQHAEVLYYGSNPVEQYRAAPSFLFGAWGEYGAATLMPISRDNLHAKLAAHQHALALIPGETVLRRYAVLEALDGRESDALDTVTRLKIFAEVLHDWPTQLTALYKLVDAQPLLTSFQQSLVSRYGKPVGVASKNEQYSDASDE; encoded by the coding sequence ATGCTTTCTTCCGTCCTACGTTCTTTATCGCTGATTGCGCTGGCCGTTGCCCTGATCCTACCGTACGCGGTCACTAATCATACTTATCCTATTCCGACATTTTACTCCGAATTCACAGCATTCGGCTTGTACGCGCTGCTCAGCGTAATCGTTACGCTGATGCTGCGCGGCGAGCGCGCGGTCCGATCATTTTCCGCACCGCGCGCCTGGAGCGCGCCGCTTGCGTTCGGCGTGGTACTGATCGCCCAGACCGTGCTGCTTCCGCTTTCGCAGCCGTCGATGAACTGGCTTGCTCTTGGTTATCTACTGGCCTCGCTAAGCTCGATGCAGTCCGGCTACCTGCTGGGCCGGATCCACTCGGTCGAGACTGTCACACGCGTGATGGCCGGAGCGCTGATCGTGGGCGGAGTGTTCGCGGTCGGCTGCCAGGTAGCCCAGCTATTGCACCTCGAGCATACGTTCTCGCCCTTCGTAGTCAGCTATAGTGTGCGGGTCAATCGCCGACCCTACGGTAACCTAGCCCAGGCGAACCATCTAGCCAGCTACATCGCCTTCGCGCTGGCCAGCACGCTCTACCTGGCACAGTCGCGGCGGCTGCTGGCCTGGGGCTGGCTGCTGCGGTCGATCGTGCTGTCGGCGGGGCTAGCTTTCACCGTCTCGCGTGGGCCCTGGCTGCAGGTGGCGGTGATGGTGGTAGCCGGGCTGTGGGCAGCGCTCTCCCCCGCCCAGCGCGGGCAGGAGGGCCTCGGTAAGACTTGGCTTTATCCGCTCGCGCTGGCGGCGGTGTTCGTGATCGTCAATATCGTGGTGCGCTGGGCCAACGTCCACTATCACCTCGGGCTTGCCGAATCGGCGAGCGAGCGGATGCGCGATGCCGGGCAGATTGCGCCGCGCCTGGCGCTGTGGAAATATGGGCTGACCATGTTCCGCGAGCACCCCTGGCTCGGTGTGGGCTGGGGCGAGTTCCCGCTGTACCAGTTGAAGCTGGTGTGCACGCTCGGCGGCGTTGAGATCGCGAACAATTCCCACGATATCTTTATCGATCTTCTGGTTAAGTCGGGCGTGCTGGGGCTCGGCATGCTACTGGTCCCGCTGCTGCTGTGGTTGGCACGCGCGCTGCGCGTGCCAACTACCGTCGAGCGGATCTACGGGTTCGGCCTGATCGGTGTGCTGTTGATACATGCGCTGGTCGAGTATCCGCAGCAATACACCTTCTTCACGCTGCCTGCGATGTTCGTGATCGGGCTGCTCGAAATACAGCCACTGCGGATGTTGCCAGGGCACATCGCGCACGGCGTGTTTGCGATTGTTTCGGTGGTGGCGTTGCTAGCGCTGTACCCGGTGCTGCGCGACTACCAGCACGCCGAGGTGCTGTATTACGGCTCGAATCCGGTCGAGCAGTATCGCGCCGCGCCATCCTTCCTGTTCGGTGCTTGGGGCGAATACGGTGCAGCTACGCTGATGCCGATTTCGCGCGACAACTTGCACGCTAAGCTGGCGGCACATCAGCACGCGCTAGCGCTGATACCGGGCGAGACGGTGCTGCGCCGCTATGCCGTGCTCGAGGCGCTGGACGGTCGTGAGAGCGATGCGCTCGACACCGTCACACGCCTGAAAATCTTCGCAGAGGTACTGCACGACTGGCCCACGCAACTAACCGCGCTCTACAAGCTCGTTGACGCGCAGCCGTTGCTCACTAGCTTCCAGCAATCACTAGTATCGCGCTACGGTAAGCCGGTCGGCGTAGCTAGCAAAAATGAGCAGTACAGTGACGCTTCCGACGAATGA
- a CDS encoding IS5 family transposase has protein sequence MRKDIHKKGELKALYRVRNWAAYNEGLISRGNVTIWIDEAVLARMPDAIPTRGRPCVYGDTLIQALLGVKTVYRLTLRALQGFTQSLRDLAFPSLPVPNYTTLCRRAKTLDVELPILRDNEPIHLVVDSTGLKVYGEGEWKVRQHGYSKRRTWRKVHLALNANTGQVHAALMTNQNVADGDALAKLLDQIPREEQIDVIGGDGAYDTKPCHAAIAARSAIPSIPPREGAAHWPADMPGAAWRNGAVDAIARDGRREWKQHSGYHRRSLAENAMYRFKTLTGHCLWARHIAAQATEVSVRVGVINRMADLARPQSVRIA, from the coding sequence ATGCGCAAGGACATACACAAGAAAGGTGAGCTGAAGGCACTCTACCGTGTCAGGAATTGGGCAGCCTATAATGAAGGCCTGATCAGCCGGGGGAACGTAACAATATGGATAGATGAAGCCGTCCTTGCCAGAATGCCCGATGCCATACCCACACGTGGTCGCCCGTGTGTATACGGCGATACGCTGATTCAGGCATTACTTGGCGTGAAGACCGTCTATCGACTGACCTTGCGCGCCCTGCAAGGTTTCACCCAAAGTCTGCGCGATTTGGCCTTCCCGAGCTTGCCGGTGCCGAATTACACCACGCTCTGTCGCCGGGCAAAAACGCTTGATGTCGAACTGCCGATCCTTCGTGACAATGAACCGATCCATCTGGTTGTCGACAGCACCGGTCTGAAGGTCTATGGAGAAGGTGAATGGAAGGTGCGCCAGCACGGCTACTCGAAGCGGCGCACGTGGCGTAAAGTCCATCTCGCGCTCAACGCGAATACAGGTCAAGTGCATGCCGCGCTAATGACGAATCAGAATGTGGCTGACGGTGACGCTCTGGCCAAGTTGCTCGACCAGATTCCACGCGAAGAACAAATCGATGTCATCGGCGGTGACGGTGCCTACGACACCAAGCCATGCCATGCGGCCATTGCTGCACGCAGTGCTATTCCTTCGATTCCGCCACGCGAGGGTGCCGCTCATTGGCCAGCGGATATGCCCGGTGCGGCGTGGCGTAATGGCGCGGTTGATGCAATTGCCCGTGACGGTCGTCGAGAATGGAAGCAACACAGTGGCTACCACCGGCGATCGCTTGCCGAGAATGCGATGTATCGGTTCAAGACCCTCACCGGCCACTGTCTCTGGGCGCGTCACATCGCCGCGCAAGCGACCGAGGTCTCCGTTCGCGTCGGCGTCATCAACCGCATGGCGGACCTCGCTCGTCCGCAATCCGTTCGTATCGCCTGA
- a CDS encoding TonB-dependent receptor: MLAVSMTICSWSASAVAQQVLIELPQQPLSKALSALARQSGTDIIAPIGLLGDRTAPALKGRMTAREALGQLLRGTALDVEQRDDKTYVVISPKSKVPQSDTSTGATAVLPPIVVTNRADSDAKGLVVHKTSSATRTDTPILEIPQSILAVNKEVIRRQQDRSIGEVLHNISGVQLENGSAGNRHVEPEVNGFLANVTLNNGLVNVRAVQRALTLPMVAISRVEVLKGADAIVSGRGEAGGTINVVTKVPESTPFHEFVLQTGSYTHSLGSVDVTGPVTSDKRLSYRFLLSGERTGRLFGSLENKRDFYISPALRWKDDGTGTDCILIFDQHSMHSPFKTYGVILDDANIHQLAHNQQSYTTDNNTGVSYNLEQKIGPHLTFYSLARYEEASHGETAATVFSEFAKKGTRYKWTSNLAEHSYYLTFDNHLNSRVMSGPVHHNLVTGYAYSLYSAAASDYSYGFFRASPKTIDVNHHAPNPSYSFQTPAGKDYYGSLYLLDNISWKRLHLLLSVAHGQSWIQHRFSQGHWNPNFGLAYQLSDIWTVFANQHRGFQPNGGLRLLNGLPAPSTKKRSVEAGVKFQFLDDRLVGTVAFHRSHSRNDVRFPLENDGRFVVIVPRGRGSRGVAVDLYGKIFPGLNLISNYSYDTYMENEFDESQGSFFSCPKHAGNLWVSYDFQNPSLHGWGFSAGLRIRGSYPAKTYNFQTIRISVPGQASISGNIYYHGKHWSGTLGLKNILNRRLYSDGGGGQFVGLEPGRTFYMTGSFNF, translated from the coding sequence GTGCTGGCGGTTTCGATGACGATCTGCAGCTGGAGCGCTTCGGCAGTGGCGCAACAGGTATTGATCGAGTTGCCTCAACAACCGTTGAGCAAGGCGCTGTCGGCCCTTGCGCGACAAAGTGGCACAGATATCATTGCGCCCATCGGGCTGCTAGGCGATCGAACGGCGCCGGCCTTAAAAGGGCGTATGACGGCTCGCGAGGCCCTCGGGCAATTGCTGAGAGGAACGGCACTCGATGTCGAACAGCGCGACGATAAGACGTACGTGGTCATATCGCCGAAGTCCAAAGTGCCGCAGTCCGACACGTCGACCGGGGCGACGGCCGTGTTGCCACCGATTGTCGTGACGAACCGGGCAGATTCCGATGCCAAGGGATTGGTGGTCCACAAGACCTCGTCGGCTACGCGAACCGATACGCCGATCCTGGAAATTCCCCAGTCGATTTTGGCCGTCAATAAAGAAGTCATTCGGCGCCAGCAAGATCGGTCCATCGGGGAGGTTCTTCACAACATCAGTGGCGTCCAACTTGAGAATGGATCGGCGGGTAACAGGCATGTTGAGCCAGAAGTTAATGGATTTCTGGCGAATGTGACTTTAAACAACGGATTAGTGAATGTGCGAGCGGTTCAGAGAGCACTTACTCTTCCGATGGTTGCCATTTCTCGAGTCGAAGTACTGAAGGGTGCGGATGCGATCGTTTCGGGTCGTGGTGAAGCTGGTGGAACCATCAATGTCGTCACCAAAGTTCCGGAATCCACCCCATTTCACGAATTTGTTCTACAGACGGGTTCCTATACGCATTCCCTCGGCTCTGTCGATGTGACAGGGCCTGTGACATCCGATAAACGCCTATCTTACCGATTCTTGCTGTCGGGGGAGCGAACCGGTCGGTTATTCGGCTCGTTAGAAAACAAGCGTGATTTTTATATTTCTCCGGCGCTGCGTTGGAAAGATGATGGTACTGGTACAGATTGTATTCTGATATTTGATCAGCATTCTATGCATTCTCCATTCAAAACGTATGGAGTTATCTTGGATGATGCCAACATTCACCAATTGGCACACAACCAGCAAAGTTATACGACGGATAACAACACGGGTGTTAGTTACAACTTGGAACAGAAAATCGGGCCCCATTTAACTTTTTATAGCTTGGCTCGATATGAAGAGGCTTCGCACGGTGAGACGGCAGCTACTGTATTCAGTGAGTTTGCGAAAAAAGGCACGAGATATAAGTGGACAAGCAATCTTGCTGAGCATTCGTATTATCTAACTTTCGATAACCATCTAAATTCCCGCGTGATGAGTGGTCCAGTACATCACAATCTCGTGACGGGATATGCTTACAGCTTATACAGCGCCGCGGCTAGTGACTATTCTTATGGCTTTTTCCGTGCGAGCCCCAAGACTATTGATGTGAATCATCATGCACCTAACCCATCGTATTCATTTCAGACGCCAGCTGGCAAGGATTATTATGGAAGTTTGTATTTACTAGACAATATCTCGTGGAAAAGGCTGCATCTGCTTCTGAGTGTGGCACACGGTCAGTCGTGGATACAGCATCGCTTCTCACAGGGACACTGGAATCCTAATTTCGGTCTCGCTTATCAGCTTTCAGATATCTGGACGGTATTCGCCAACCAACATCGCGGGTTCCAGCCGAATGGTGGATTACGGCTTCTCAATGGGCTGCCTGCGCCATCGACAAAAAAGCGGTCCGTTGAGGCTGGCGTGAAGTTTCAGTTCCTTGACGATCGGTTGGTTGGAACAGTCGCGTTTCATCGATCGCACTCTCGAAATGACGTGCGCTTCCCACTAGAAAACGATGGTCGGTTTGTTGTCATCGTTCCACGCGGGAGAGGGTCTCGAGGAGTTGCAGTTGATCTGTACGGTAAAATTTTCCCCGGACTCAACCTGATCTCGAATTACTCGTATGATACTTATATGGAAAACGAGTTTGATGAGTCGCAGGGAAGCTTTTTTTCGTGCCCGAAACACGCAGGAAATCTTTGGGTATCCTATGACTTTCAGAATCCTTCACTCCATGGCTGGGGATTCTCAGCCGGTCTACGGATACGCGGATCGTATCCGGCTAAAACGTATAATTTCCAGACCATAAGAATTTCAGTCCCAGGCCAAGCGTCGATAAGTGGTAACATTTACTATCACGGCAAGCATTGGTCTGGCACGCTTGGCTTGAAGAATATACTCAATCGGCGTCTTTATAGCGATGGTGGTGGTGGACAGTTTGTTGGCCTCGAGCCGGGGAGGACGTTCTATATGACTGGTAGCTTTAATTTCTAG